From Fusobacterium varium:
TATAGAGAAAAATTCAGAATAGAAAATATAAGAACACTGACTGAAGGAATAAAAAGAATCGAGGAGAGAACGACAGGAATAGAAAAACAATTGATGAAGCAATATAAGAATTAATTCGATAAAGAAAATACTCTTTAATACTATAAAAATAATAAAAGTTCTCTTATATGTATAAAGGCGAACTTTTACATGTTTTAACTTTATCAATTATAATCTCTAAAATTGATAAAGTCAAGATAAAAATATTTTTAGAAAAAACATCCTTAAAAAATGACCCCCTGTAAATAAAGTAATTACGACTATTTTATGTTCGCTTTTATACATATAAGAGAACTTTTGTTTGTTTTTCTGAATTTGAGATAAATATAAGCATGAAAAATGGGAAAAAATATATAAAGAAATTTTTTAAAAAGACATTATAGTAAGAGAAATAATATGACAGGTTATTTATTACCTAATTTATTAATAATTTTATTGTTTAAATGAGTTAATAAATTAAGTATAAATAAAATTTTAATTTAAAATAGAATAAAATTCAAGGGGAGAGGAAAATATGATTAAAGAAATGGAAAAAGCTTTAAAAAGATATCTTAAGGGAAAAAATAGAATAACAATGGGAGTAGTAGTAGCTTTTTTATTGGGAAGCAGTTTTGCATTTGGAGATGTTACAGTAAAATATGAAGGCTCAACTATTAAAATACTAGATAAATCGGGGAATGTTACAGAAATTGGAACAGTAACAAAAAATTCTGCTAATGAATTTACCTGGACATTACCTGAAGGAGTAGGTATAAATGAAACTGTAAAAATAGATGATTCAATAAATACAAATAATATTAAAGTAAATATAGTGAATAGTAGAAATATAAATAGTTCTGGAACTACAGCCAATTCAGGAAATGGGATTTATTCTTTTCTTGATAGTGGAACTAGTACAATAGGGAATATAATAAATAGTGGAACTATAAGTGGTAAAAGTACTAGTGGAAATAATTCAGGAAATGGAATTCATTCTTTTTATGAAGCAGGTACTAGTATAATAGGGAATATAATAAATAGTGGAACTATAAGTGGTGAGAGTACTGGTGGAGATGACTCAGGAAATGGTATTTTTTCTTATTCTCCTTATTACGCTAGTACAATAGGAAATATATTAAACCATGGAAATATCAATGGTACAACCACTGGTAATGGAAATAATTCAGGAAATGCAATTTATTCTTATTCTGAGGGTGAAACTAGTATAATAGGAAATATAACAAATGGTGGAATTATTAGTGGAAACGGTGCTGATGGAGATAATTCAGGGAATGGAATATATTCTTATTCTGATTCAGATAATAGTACAATAGGAGCTATAACAAATAGTGGAACTATAAGTGGAAAGAGTACTGGTGGAAATAATTCAGGAAATGGTATTTTTGCCAACTCAGAAGATACTTCTAGTTCTTCTACTGCCACTTCAAACAGTATAATAGGGAATATAATAAATAGTGGAATTATTAGTGGAGAGGGTACTGGTAGTGAAAGTCATTCAGGAAATGGAATTTATTCTTATTCTCAGTATGGAGCTGGAGCTAGTACAATAAGAAATATAACAAATAGTGGAACTATAAATGGAAATAGTAATAATGGAGATTATTCAGGAAATGGAATTTTTGTTTATTCTGATGATTCAAATACTACAATAGGGGATATAATAAATTATGGAATTATCAGTGGAAAGAGTAATGGTGGATATAATTCAGGAAATGGAATTTTTGTTTGTTCTGTTGGTTCAAATACTATAGGTAATATAATAAACAAAGGATATATAATTAATGGAATCCGTTCTGAGAGTGATTCTGATTTTAATAAAATAGGAAGTATAATAAATAAGGGAAATATAATTAATGAAATTTATTTTTATTCTGCTGTTGAGATAGTAACAATAGAATCGATTTCAAATACTGGGATTATGGCATCACCAAGTAGTGCTGGAATTTATTTAAATAGTCCAGAACAAGCAATAATAAAACTACTTTCAAATTCTGGTGTTATAATGGGAAAAGAAAATGCAATTTCTAATGAGTCAAATGCTTCTGATTCAGGAATTGCTAACTACAATAACTATGGGCTTGTGATAGGAAAGATACCAGTTGATATAGCGAATGGAATACAAATTTATAATCCTGAAGGGCAGGGAATGGCTATTACTATTGAGGAAAAAGTTGATAAAAATGGGAGTACTTATTTTCCTATCAAATCTATTGCTCGTGGAAACGGAACTGGAGTAAGTACAGAAGGATATTCTATAATAAATGCAGGATTAAAAAATAGTGAAAAAGATGCTTATGATAACTTTGAAGGAACACAAGAGAAAAAAATTATCAATGGAGCTGGAGTTGCCAGTGGAACAGTAACAATAGAAGCAGATAAGAATTTCTCCCTTAATGGTGGAATTATTAATGCCTATAAAACTGCTGTTACAGTTAAAGATGGAGCTTCATTTACTGGTATAGATGTAACAATCAATGGTGGTGGCTTAGATGGAAATACTGCTGTTATATCTGGAGATTCAGGAGCTAATACAGTAAATATATCTGGAAATTCTTTTATCAATGGAGATATAGATTTAGATACTGGAGATGATATTCTTAATTTTGGTTCAGCCGTTTCTAGAACAGTGGGAAATGATAATATAAATCTTTTCCATAAAATATCAAATGTGGAAAACATAAATATAAATCAGAAAGTAACTGCATTTGAAACTTCTGAAATTAAAGGAGCAGATAAGATTAATATTGGTAAAAATGGGGAGCTTGTATTAAGAATAGATGGAGCAAATAGTAATAAACATGCACTTTCCAATGGAAATGGTAGTGGAACAATAGACTCAGAGGGTGGAAAACTTCTTCTTGCGCTTAATGGAGTATCTGATGGAAGTACAATAGATATGGGAATAAAACTTGGAGATGGGATATATGGAGTAGAAAATCCAGATATTAAATATAGAGATTTATTTACTTTAGAAACAACTTCATATTTACACTCTCTTCGTAAGACTGGTGAAAAAGAAGTAACAGTTGAAACTAAATCTACACTTCCATTATCATATACAAATTATTATAGATTAAATAAAATATATCAAAGTATGAGGGCTGTAGATGGTGTAAAAGAATTTAATGTAGATACTGATGAAAAATTCTCATCTTTCATAGGATATTTAAATGATATATATGCAGGAAATCCATACTCATATTCTTCTGAATTATCAAGAAAATCAATGGGAATGTTCAGAGATATAGTTACTGAAAATTCATTTAAAGCAGATACAGGAAAATGGATGATATATGGCGGACTTACTCATATAGATGGAGGAACTAAAGACACATATTATGGAAAAGGATACTATACTTATGATATAGGAAGTTCTGATATAGATTCTGATACAAAAATCACAGGAGCATATATGCTTGGAGAGTATGGAGTATCTGATGACTTTAAAGCTGGAGTAGCAGTTGGAGGAAACAAGCTTAAATCTGACTTGTCTAATGGCTCAAAGGTTGATGGAGATGCGCTGTATATTGGAGGATATGCTAAGAAGTATCTTGGAAATCTAAAAGTAACAGCAGGAGCAGGATTCCAGTATGGAGACTATGATGCTGACAGAATAGCAGCAGGAAGAGAAATTACAGAAACAAGAAGCTATTCTTCAAGCTACAATGATATGACTTATGACATCTACCTAAATGGAAGATATTCTCATAATATTGGAGATAATCTATACTTAGAACCTTATGGAACACTGTCATATACATATGTAGATCAGGATGGAGCAGATGAGGGAAATAAAACTTTAGCAATAGAAACAGATTCAAAATCATTTGACTATACATCAGCCAAAGTGGGGTTAGACCTTAAAAAAGTGATACCACATGAAAAAGGAAAGAGTACATTATCAGTTGGGGCAAGCTATACAAGACTGCTTAATGGAGCAGATGAAGAATATATCACAGGAAGATTTAAAGGTGGAAGCGACTTTGATATATTAGTTGCTCACAAGAATGAACATAGCTTAGGATTGAATGCTAAATATGCACTTGAACTGGAAAATGGAATCTTGTTTGATGTAAAGGGAAGCTATGCAGTAGAAAGAGATTCACATAATCAATCTGGAAAGAATAAGACAAAAGGTGAATGGATAGTAGGAGCAGGACTGGGTTATAAGTTCTAATCTTACATTTGAAACAAATTAGGCTAGCAATTATTGTAAATAGTAAATTAACAAAAAGGACTATCTGACATAACAGGATAGTCCTTTTATTTGGTATCATTTATTCTAAAGAGTTTAACCTGTCTAAAACAATTTTACATAGGACTTTTATTCCTACTTTTAAAGAATTTTCATCAGCCATAAATTCAGGATTATGAAGAATACATTTTCCTTTGTTAAAATCAGTTTCTGTTCCAAGCCATAGGAAAACAGAAGGGACTTTTTTAGTTATGAATGAAAAATCTTCTCCTGCAGGTAAGGGATTAGGCTGAATAATGATATTATCCTTTCCTAATAAAGGATTTAATGATTTTATAACTTCTTCAGAAAGAGTTAAATCATTGAACATAAAATCATATCCATCTTGATAGTCTAATATACCTATACATTCATATGCATCAGCTATATCCATAACTATTCTGTTAAGTCTTTTTTTTATAAGCTCAGCAGTTCCAGTATCAAAAGTTCTAACTGTTCCCTCTAGTTTAACATAATCAGAAACAACATTATATCTGCTTCCGCCAGTTATTTTTCCAATAGTAACTACAGCATTTTCACCAGGTCCCATATTTCTGCTGATGATTGTTTGGATAGAAGATATAATATTTGCTGCTGTAACTATAGCATCTCTTCCTTCACCAGGCAAAGAACCATGACTGCTTTTTCCTTTAATTTCTATTGTTATTCTATCTGATCTGGAATTTGCTACTCCAGGTCTAAAAGCTACAGTACCTGTGGGATTTCCAAAGACATGAAGGGCATAAGCTTCATCAACTTTTGGATTTTCCAAAAGTCCATCATCCATCATAGCTCTAGAACCGCCAATTGGAGCTGATTCTTCATTAGGCTGAAACATAAATTTTACATTTCCTTTTATTTTATCCTTCAATTCACTTAATACAATGGCAGTACCAAGTATTATAGAGGTATGAATATCATGTCCGCAGGCATGCATTATATCTGGAACTTTAGAAGAAAAAGAAAGATTATTGTTCTCATTGATAGGAAGAGCATCCATATCACCTCTCAACAAAATAGTTTTTCCTTCTTCAATTCCTGTAAGATCAGCGATTATTCCATGACCACCTATATTTTCTCTTATTTTTACAGGTAATTTTTTTAATTGCTCAGCTACTTTAGCAGAGGTTCTGATTTCATTTCCTCCAAGTTCTGGATGTTCATGCAGATCTCTTCTAAATGCTATTATTTTGTCTATATGTTTATCTATAACATTTTCTATATCAGAAAATTTCATGTAATAGCCTCCAGTTATATGTTATTTATTAATTTTTAAAGATAAAGAACTTCTCCAGGTCCTAAAGGAATACCAAGCATTATCCATACAATAGCCATTATTATCCACATTATAAGCATTGCAACTGTATATGGAATCATGGTAGAAATAACTGTACCCATTCCATATTCCTCATCATATTCCTGTGCCAATCCTAAAATAATAGGCATGTAAGGAAATAGCGGAGAAATTATATTAGTAGTTGAATCCCCTATTCTATAAAGCATTTGAGTAA
This genomic window contains:
- a CDS encoding putative hydrolase, with translation MKFSDIENVIDKHIDKIIAFRRDLHEHPELGGNEIRTSAKVAEQLKKLPVKIRENIGGHGIIADLTGIEEGKTILLRGDMDALPINENNNLSFSSKVPDIMHACGHDIHTSIILGTAIVLSELKDKIKGNVKFMFQPNEESAPIGGSRAMMDDGLLENPKVDEAYALHVFGNPTGTVAFRPGVANSRSDRITIEIKGKSSHGSLPGEGRDAIVTAANIISSIQTIISRNMGPGENAVVTIGKITGGSRYNVVSDYVKLEGTVRTFDTGTAELIKKRLNRIVMDIADAYECIGILDYQDGYDFMFNDLTLSEEVIKSLNPLLGKDNIIIQPNPLPAGEDFSFITKKVPSVFLWLGTETDFNKGKCILHNPEFMADENSLKVGIKVLCKIVLDRLNSLE
- a CDS encoding autotransporter, producing MIKEMEKALKRYLKGKNRITMGVVVAFLLGSSFAFGDVTVKYEGSTIKILDKSGNVTEIGTVTKNSANEFTWTLPEGVGINETVKIDDSINTNNIKVNIVNSRNINSSGTTANSGNGIYSFLDSGTSTIGNIINSGTISGKSTSGNNSGNGIHSFYEAGTSIIGNIINSGTISGESTGGDDSGNGIFSYSPYYASTIGNILNHGNINGTTTGNGNNSGNAIYSYSEGETSIIGNITNGGIISGNGADGDNSGNGIYSYSDSDNSTIGAITNSGTISGKSTGGNNSGNGIFANSEDTSSSSTATSNSIIGNIINSGIISGEGTGSESHSGNGIYSYSQYGAGASTIRNITNSGTINGNSNNGDYSGNGIFVYSDDSNTTIGDIINYGIISGKSNGGYNSGNGIFVCSVGSNTIGNIINKGYIINGIRSESDSDFNKIGSIINKGNIINEIYFYSAVEIVTIESISNTGIMASPSSAGIYLNSPEQAIIKLLSNSGVIMGKENAISNESNASDSGIANYNNYGLVIGKIPVDIANGIQIYNPEGQGMAITIEEKVDKNGSTYFPIKSIARGNGTGVSTEGYSIINAGLKNSEKDAYDNFEGTQEKKIINGAGVASGTVTIEADKNFSLNGGIINAYKTAVTVKDGASFTGIDVTINGGGLDGNTAVISGDSGANTVNISGNSFINGDIDLDTGDDILNFGSAVSRTVGNDNINLFHKISNVENININQKVTAFETSEIKGADKINIGKNGELVLRIDGANSNKHALSNGNGSGTIDSEGGKLLLALNGVSDGSTIDMGIKLGDGIYGVENPDIKYRDLFTLETTSYLHSLRKTGEKEVTVETKSTLPLSYTNYYRLNKIYQSMRAVDGVKEFNVDTDEKFSSFIGYLNDIYAGNPYSYSSELSRKSMGMFRDIVTENSFKADTGKWMIYGGLTHIDGGTKDTYYGKGYYTYDIGSSDIDSDTKITGAYMLGEYGVSDDFKAGVAVGGNKLKSDLSNGSKVDGDALYIGGYAKKYLGNLKVTAGAGFQYGDYDADRIAAGREITETRSYSSSYNDMTYDIYLNGRYSHNIGDNLYLEPYGTLSYTYVDQDGADEGNKTLAIETDSKSFDYTSAKVGLDLKKVIPHEKGKSTLSVGASYTRLLNGADEEYITGRFKGGSDFDILVAHKNEHSLGLNAKYALELENGILFDVKGSYAVERDSHNQSGKNKTKGEWIVGAGLGYKF